Proteins from a genomic interval of Candidatus Magasanikbacteria bacterium RIFOXYB2_FULL_38_10:
- a CDS encoding glucose-1-phosphate thymidylyltransferase translates to MIKKAILTGGGHATRLRPITTTINKHLIPLANKPMIFHAIDKVVEIGVKEIFININPGETEMQKIVGDGGHWGIKITFFEQTGGPQGIAHVVNLAKDFIGNDPFVFYLSDNITLGSLKPLAEKFDKENLNCLLAFAKVQDPERFGVGEFDAQGKLARILEKPANPPSNFAQTGIYFYDHNFFEAFKNIKKSARGEYEISDVNTWLIQNGFKVGWNEVTGWWKDTGKPNDLLIANHLLLDELPAAHFTNGASVEKGARLEGNIKIGAGSKIGLKVLIRGPVIIGENCILDDCYIGPYTTIGQGTEIYSAEVEHSIIFENVDINCQIRVVDSIIGKNASIISGHEAPPKGHKMILGDNTFIEI, encoded by the coding sequence ATGATCAAAAAAGCAATTTTAACCGGCGGAGGGCATGCCACGCGCTTGCGTCCCATCACTACTACAATCAATAAGCATTTAATTCCGCTGGCCAATAAGCCGATGATTTTTCACGCCATTGATAAGGTGGTGGAAATTGGTGTAAAAGAAATTTTTATCAATATCAATCCGGGCGAAACGGAAATGCAAAAAATTGTGGGCGATGGGGGACACTGGGGAATTAAAATAACTTTTTTTGAGCAAACCGGCGGACCGCAAGGCATTGCTCACGTAGTAAACCTGGCCAAAGATTTTATTGGCAACGATCCTTTTGTTTTTTATTTAAGCGACAACATTACTTTGGGCAGTTTAAAACCTTTGGCGGAAAAATTTGATAAGGAAAATTTAAATTGTTTGTTGGCTTTTGCCAAAGTCCAAGATCCGGAAAGATTTGGGGTGGGGGAATTTGATGCCCAGGGTAAATTGGCGCGGATTTTAGAAAAACCCGCCAATCCGCCATCTAATTTTGCGCAGACCGGAATTTATTTTTATGATCATAATTTTTTTGAGGCTTTTAAAAACATTAAAAAAAGCGCTCGTGGCGAATACGAAATTTCCGATGTTAACACCTGGCTGATTCAAAACGGTTTTAAAGTTGGCTGGAATGAAGTGACCGGTTGGTGGAAAGATACCGGCAAGCCCAACGATCTGTTAATTGCCAATCATCTTTTGTTGGATGAATTGCCTGCTGCTCACTTTACTAACGGAGCCTCTGTAGAAAAAGGCGCTCGCTTGGAGGGAAATATTAAAATAGGCGCTGGCAGTAAAATTGGCCTTAAGGTTCTAATCCGCGGACCGGTAATTATTGGTGAGAATTGTATTTTAGATGATTGCTACATTGGTCCTTACACCACTATTGGTCAAGGCACGGAAATTTACAGCGCCGAGGTGGAACATTCTATTATTTTTGAAAATGTGGATATTAACTGCCAGATTCGCGTAGTGGATAGCATTATTGGTAAAAATGCTTCCATAATTTCCGGTCATGAAGCCCCACCCAAAGGTCATAAGATGATTTTGGGAGATAATACTTTTATAGAGATTTAA